A portion of the Calliphora vicina chromosome 5, idCalVici1.1, whole genome shotgun sequence genome contains these proteins:
- the Rab2 gene encoding ras-related protein Rab-2, with protein MSYAYLFKYIIIGDTGVGKSCLLLQFTDKRFQPVHDLTIGVEFGARMITIDGKQIKLQIWDTAGQEAFRSITRSYYRGAAGALLVYDITRRETFNHLTTWLEDARQHSNSNMVIMLIGNKSDLESRREVKKEEGEAFAREHGLVFMETSARTAANVEEAFINTAKEIYEKIQEGVFDINNEANGIKIGQQHSPTNPALPGSGNQAGSASSGCC; from the exons gtGTTGGTAAATCATGCCTCCTACTACAATTTACCGATAAACGTTTCCAACCTGTGCATGATTTAACAATTGGTGTTGAATTCGGTGCCCGCATGATAACTATCGATGGCAAACAAATCAAATTACAGATATGGGATACCGCTGGTCAAGAGGCATTCAGATCAATAACACGATCATATTATCGTGGTGCAGCTGGGGCTTTGTTGGTATATGACATTACAAGACGTGAAACTTTTAACCATTTGACAACATGGTTAGAGGATGCCCGACAACATTCAAATTCCAATATGGTTATAATGTTGATAGGAAATAAAAG CGATTTAGAGTCAAGACGTGAGGTTAAAAAGGAGGAGGGTGAAGCCTTCGCCCGTGAACATGGTTTAGTCTTTATGGAAACATCAGCACGTACCGCCGCCAATGTTGAGGAAGCTTTTATTAATACAGCCAAAGAAATTTATGAGAAGATTCAAGAAGGTGTTTTCGATATCAATAATGAG GCCAACGGTATTAAAATTGGTCAACAGCATTCCCCGACAAATCCTGCACTGCCCGGTTCTGGTAATCAAGCTGGGTCAGCCAGTAGCGGTTGTTGTTAA